Proteins from one Desmodus rotundus isolate HL8 chromosome 9, HLdesRot8A.1, whole genome shotgun sequence genomic window:
- the SPEM2 gene encoding uncharacterized protein SPEM2: MKTQLWYNTLGCCNQYQESPQDAEDFLLLLLGLIILVNIGINVATAMWYGFQNALDKMIIWINQKSETLQACESSPKDALAKVQDVHIHCTLDPVEVKMAPPTCSSSSSYHHFRNRSGQRPHHNHHRRSPCSHQQNLKNHRQFPNNRSVFHSPHHSHKISQLQPVPSLDQEDLDSFLEEEEGNLSFPHPKCPQRGWGGLYQRKAVPSNLGLWGRQGGILASLPPPSLYVSSELRRMPKRVEAKSELRLQSYRPHYSPSRIWGNMEAEQWTWSPPPPHRLPPNPTWVPGGYSPYPSKGQLLYDSWDQRRRGLESSEPPSALVPRSSRPEAREHCTPQSHRQSLPGHAYSQPTRSPHPSAGHLTCTSRDPHEVRRRVTEWAEVLPTQHPLTTSTSLTVLGEVSYQRALAPSSALLPHCSQPLPEVQGTEPTQPPHIFMPLSRSPGGNANYQVYDSLELKRQVQENRARANSLPPPSSSASRPSLHRSRTGKLH, from the exons ATGAAAACCCAGCTCTGGTATAACACCCTGGGGTGCTGCAATCAATACCAAGAAAGTCCCCAGGATGCTGAGGACTTCCTACTCCTGCTGCTGGGCCTCATCATTCTTGTCAACATTGGGATCAACGTGGCAACTGCG ATGTGGTATGGGTTCCAGAATGCCTTAGACAAGATGATCATTTGGATTAACCAGAAAA GTGAAACCTTGCAGGCTTGTGAAAGTTCCCCCAAAGATGCTCTAGCCAAGGTCCAAGATGTCCACATTCACTGCACCCTGGACCCTGTAGAAGTGAAGATGGCCCCGCCcacttgctcctcctcttcctcctaccACCATTTCCGCAACCGCAGCGGCCAGCGCCCACACCATAATCATCACCGCCGCTCCCCCTGCAGCCACCAGCAGAACCTAAAGAACCACAGACAATTCCCCAACAATCGTTCAGTCTTCCACAGCCCACATCACAGCCACAAGATATCACAGCTGCAGCCAGTGCCCTCTCTTGATCAGGAGGACCTGGactccttcctggaggaggaagagggcaacCTATCCTTTCCACATCCCAAGTGCCCCCAGCGGGGCTGGGGAGGGCTCTACCAGCGAAAGGCGGTACCCTCCAATCTGGGGCTGTGGGGCCGCCAGGGCGGGATCCTGGCCAGCTTGCCACCACCCTCTCTCTATGTGTCATCCGAGCTGCGCCGCATGCCCAAGCGCGTGGAGGCCAAGTCAGAGTTGAGGCTGCAGTCCTACAGGCCTCACTACTCACCGTCCCGCATCTGGGGCAATATGGAGGCTGAGCAGTGGACCTGGtctccaccacctccccaccgGCTGCCCCCTAACCCCACCTGGGTCCCTGGGGGGTACAGCCCTTACCCCTCCAAGGGCCAGCTACTGTATGACTCCTGGGATCAGCGGCGACGTGGTCTGGAGAGCTCTGAGCCCCCATCTGCCCTGGTGCCCCGGAGCTCCCGGCCGGAGGCCCGGGAACACTGTACCCCACAGTCCCACCGGCAGAGCCTCCCTGGCCATGCGTATAGCCAGCCCACCCGCAGTCCCCACCCATCCGCAGGACACTTGACCTGCACCTCCCGGGATCCCCATGAAGTACGCCGCCGGGTGACTGAATGGGCTGAGGTGCTGCCCACTCAGCACCCTCTGACTACATCCACCTCCCTCACCGTGTTGGGCGAGGTCTCATACCAACGGGCCCTGgctcccagctcagccctgctcccccactgctcccagcccctgcccgAAGTCCAGGGTACTGAGCCCACCCAACCCCCACACATCTTCATGCCACTCAGCCGGAGCCCGGGGGGCAATGCCAACTACCAGGTATATGACAGCCTGGAGCTGAAGCGGCAGGTGCAGGAGAACAGAGCACGGGCCAACTCACTGCCACCGCCTTCCAGCTCAGCCTCAAGGCCCTCTTTGCACAGGAGCCGGACAGGAAAACTTCACTAA
- the SPEM1 gene encoding spermatid maturation protein 1 has translation MAMAERPWPRCDSYHSPNTNSCQDLGNAILLLLGLIICINIGINLVTLLWRRLRVFLHHMFCHMVCDKEAFKLSSHGKKTWLPKQSSPAVHLQCTMDPLKMTLTPPPTRHLHHRGSSARRAHHPTAWAPDTDDEEKPPHQHPAVCSHNWDRPSDWEGFQSTQGFWAPWAQDSVELPPQTIRFQQTIEGRPLKREIRSELGLEAYVYPVNPPPPSPQVLSHKNSGGGTGVQGEQEQCSPDPPAPPPIRGPAFVPDIPKRPSSARIVYDAHDVRRRLRELTREVEALSHCYPMASRSSTAEAMGKDWVYRPLTER, from the exons ATGGCCATGGCTGAGCGGCCATGGCCCAGGTGCGACTCATATCATAGCCCCAACACCAACAGCTGCCAGGACCTGGGCAACGCCATCCTGTTGCTGCTGGGCCTCATCATCTGCATTAACATTGGCATCAATCTGGtgacactg CTCTGGCGCAGACTTCGTGTCTTCTTACACCACATGTTCTGCCATATGGTTTGTGACAAAG aagcttttaaattatcCTCACATGGAAAGAAGACCTGGCTCCCAAAGCAGAGCTCCCCTGCAGTCCACCTTCAATGCACCATGGACCCTTTGAAAATGACCTTGACACCCCCACCCACTCGCCACCTTCACCATCGAGGCTCATCAGCACGCCGTGCCCACCACCCAACAGCCTGGGCACCCGACACTGACGATGAGGAGAAGCCCCCTCATCAGCATCCGGCAGTCTGCTCCCACAACTGGGACCGCCCCTCTGACTGGGAAGGCTTCCAATCCACCCAGGGGTTCTGGGCTCCCTGGGCACAGGACTCTGTGGAGCTGCCTCCCCAGACCATTCGTTTCCAGCAGACTATAGAGGGAAGGCCCCTCAAAAGAGAGATTCGGTCAGAACTGGGCCTAGAGGCCTATGTGTACCCTGTgaatcccccaccccccagcccgcAGGTCCTGAGCCATAAGAACAGTGGAGGGGGGACAGGGGTCCAGGGGGAGCAGGAGCAATGCTCGCCTGACCCCCCAGCTCCACCACCCATCAGGGGTCCAGCATTTGTCCCAGATATCCCCAAGCGCCCCTCTTCAGCCCGCATAGTGTATGACGCCCATGACGTGAGGCGGCGGCTTCGGGAGCTGACCCGGGAGGTGGAGGCTCTGTCCCACTGTTACCCCATGGCCTCCAGATCCAGTACTGCTGAGGCGATGGGCAAGGATTGGGTATACCGTCCCCTGACAGAGAGGTGA